From Pseudomonas sp. G2-4:
ACCTTCGTCACGGCTGGCGACCCGGACTACGACACTTCGCTGGCGATTCTCAAGGGGCTGCCGGCGGCCGGTGCCGACGTGATCGAGTTGGGCATGCCCTTCACCGATCCGATGGCCGATGGCCCGGCGATCCAGTTGGCGAACATTCGCGCCCTGGGATCCCACCAGAACCTGGCGAAAACCCTGCAAATGGTGCGCGAGTTCCGTGCGGGAAATACCGAGACACCGCTGGTGCTGATGGGGTATTTCAACCCGATCCATCGCTACGGCGTGCAGCGTTTCATTGGCGAGGCGCTGGACTCCGGCGTTGATGGCCTGATCGTGGTGGACATGCCGCCCGAGCACAACAGCGAGCTGTGCGAACCGGCCCAGGCCGCCGGTCTGGACTTCATCCGCCTGACCACGCCAACCACTGACGACGTGCGTCTGCCCACCGTGCTCAATGGCAGTTCCGGCTTTGTGTATTACGTGTCGGTGGCGGGCGTGACCGGCGCTGGCGCTGCGACGCTGGAGCATGTGGAAGAAGCCGTGGCGCGTCTGCGTCGGCACACCGATTTGCCGATCAGCATTGGTTTTGGCATCCGTACGCCGGAGCAGGCCGCCGCCATTGCCCGGTTGGCCGACGGCGTGGTGGTCGGTTCGGCGCTGATCGACCATATCGCCAAGGCCGACACGCCGGAGCAGGCGATTGATGGGGTGTTGAGCTTGTGTGCCGCCCTGGCTGAGGGTGTGCGAAACGCGCGCGTGAGCTGATTTCGGTTCAAGCGGTGGGTCACAAGAAGGGGTTCAGAATCTGATTCTGAACCCCTTTTTTTGTCTGTCGCTCACCCACCGCTGAAATCTGCAGCGATTCTGAAGAATTGTGGCGTTCGGAAAAATGACCTGTCCGGGAGTGCAAAACTAGGCCCATTAGAGCTTGGCTGGATTCCTTTGATCCGGCTTCCTGTTTGATGGGCAAGGGGGCACTGCGACCCGGCTGGCCATGTAAGGATGCTGACGAATGCCGCGTACTGTGGGTCCTTTTATTCAATGTGGTTTGCGCCCGTTGTTTCGCCTCGTGTTGTGCAGCCAATTGTGCTGGCCGGCGTTGGCGTTTGCCGATGCCACCTATGACCAGATGGTCCTGGACGCCCGCGCAGGCCATTACACCCCCGCGTTGAACGCGTTGCGCCAGGTGCCGGTCGCCCAGGCCAGTACCGCGCAAATCAGCGACCATCTGCAGATCGCCAGTTGGGCCGGCCTCGATGGGGAGGTCGTGAAGGTCTATGAATCCCAGGGCCGCTATCGCGACTTGCCGGTCCAGGCGCTGAGCGCAACGGCTCGCGCCTATCGCAACCTCAAGCGTTGGGAGGCGGCTGCCGAGGTGTATCGCCAGGCGCTGGTGATCGCCCCCAAGAACCCCGATCTGCAACTTGGCCTGGCCTTGACCCAGGCCGACGCCGGCAAGCCCGACGAAGCCGTCAGCCGCGTCAAGGCCCTGGTCGCCGCCAAGCCTGAAGACCCCATGCGTCGGTTGGCCTTGGGCTACGCGCTGACCCGTGCCGACAATCCCCACGAGGCGCTGTTCGAGTACGACCAGGCCTTCACCCGCGCCGGCAACAATCCCGAGGTTGCGCGGGAATATGTCATCGCCCTGCAACGTGCCCGACTGCCCGAGCCGGCCCTGCGCCTGGCCCGTCTGCAACCGGGGCTGATCGACCGTGGCATGCAGCGGCGCCTGGAGGGCGATGTGGCGGCCGAACGGGTGCGCCTGACGGACATGGCGAGCCGCAGCGAAACAGAGCGCTTCGTCATCGCTGACCGCGCCCTGGCCGATTACGACAAATTGCTCGCCACCTGGACCCCAGTGGCTGAGGCCCACGACGACGTGCTCCGCTGGCGCATCGATCGCATGGGCGCTCTTAACGCCCGCGCCCGTCGGGCTGAAGTGATTGCCGAATACCAGAAGCTGGTCGCCGAGGGCGTGAGCATTCCGACTTATGCCTTGCGCTGGGTGGCTTCTTCCTACCTGGAGCAACGGGAGCCGGAGATCGCCGTCGATCTGTACCGCCGTGCACTGACGGCGCCGGATGCCGATCCGGCGGACCGCTTCGAAGACAGCACCGCGCTCTACTACGCGCTGCTGGAAAGTGAAAAGTCCGAAGAGGCCCGTGCGCTGGCCGAAGACATGGCGAAAGTCCAGCCCCCGCGCATCGAGCTCAAGGGTCTGCCGATCGGCAATCCCAACGACGAGTGGATGGACGCCCAACAACTCGCCGCCCAGGCGGGTACTTACGGCGCTGATTTGCCCACCGCCGAAGCACGCCTGGAAGACCTGGTCAATCAAGGGCCCGGCAACATCGGCATGCGCCTGGCCCAGGTCGATCTGTACCAGGCCCGGGACTGGCCGCGCCGCTCGGAAAGCCTGCTCAAGGAAGTCGAGACCACGACGCCGCGCAGCCGTGACCTGGAAATCGCCCAAGCCCGTGCCGCCATGGATTTGCAGGAGTGGCGGCAGATGGATGCGCTGGTCGATGACGTGGCCGCCCGCTACCCGGAGAACGCCCATGTCAAACGCCTGCAGCGCCTGCGCGAAGTGCACGACATGGCCGAGCTGCGCATCGAAGCCTACACCGGCAAGAGCTACGGCGGCGGCAGTGGTGAGGCTGGTGCGGTCACCGGCAGTCGGGATTTTGGTATCGAAACGCTGCTCTACAGCCCACCCATCGACGAAGACTGGCGCCTGTTTGGCGGCGCCGGTTATGCCACTGGTGATTTCGAGGAAGGCACCGGTCATCACCGTTGGCAGCGCTTGGGCGTCGAGCGCCGCACCCGGGACATGACCCTGGAAGCCGAGGTCTCCAACCACTCGTATGGCTCCGGTGATAAACAGGGCGCACGCTTGGCCGTGGCCCGGGACATCAATGACCACTGGCAGTACGGCGGCAGCCTGGATTACCTCTCGGCCGATACCCCGCTAAGGGCCCTCAACAGCGGCATTCGCGCCAACGGCGGCAGCGGTTTTATTCGCTGGCGTGCCAATGAAAGCCGCGAGTGGCGACTGGCTGTCAGCCCGTCCCATTTCAGCGACGGCAATAACCGCCTCGAGGCTCAGCTGACCGGTCGCGAGGGCATCTACAGCGCGCCGCGGCTGCAAGTGGAGCTGGGTCTGGAAGTGGCGACCAGCCGCAACAGTGGTTCCAACGAAGTGCCCTACTTCAATCCCAAGTCGGATTTCACCGTCATGCCGATCGTGAGTGCCAACCACGTGTTGTACCGCCGCTATGAAACCACCTGGAGCCAGCAGTTCCAGGTCGGGGCTGGCACCTACAGCCAGCGCGACCAGGGCACCGGCGCCATGGGTTTGCTCGGCTACGGTCAGCGTTTCATCTGGAACGACGTGCTGGAGGCCGGTGCCGCGCTGAGCTGGCTCAACCGCCCTTACGACGGCGACCGCGAAAGCGATCTGCGCCTGCTTGTCGACCTCACCTACCGCTTCTAGAAGAGTTTGAAGATGCCTGTCATTTCGCGATTCATCCTTCTGCTGGGGGTCTTGCTGATCAGCGCTTGTGCCCAGCAAGCCCCGGCCTTCACGCCGCCCTCGCAGCGCCCGTTGGCGCCCAATGAGACACCGTGGCCGAAGAACCATGTGCTCGGCATTGCCTACCATGACGTCGAGGACCGCGATCCGGACCAGGCGCTGGTGGCGGTGCGCACCGAACGGTTGATCGAACAGCTGGCGTGGCTGCGGGAAAATAACTACCAGCCGGTCACCGTGGACCAGATCATCACTGCTCGCAACGGCGGTCCGCAACTGCCACCGCGTGCGGTGCTGCTGAGTTTCGACGACGGTTACTCGAGCTTCTACACCCGGGTCATGCCCATTCTGCGCGCCTATAACTGGCCGGCGATATTGGCGCCGGTGGGCAGCTGGGTCGATACGCCGCTGAACCAGACGGTGGATTTCGCCGGGGTGCCGCGCAAGCGGTCCGAGTTCTTGACCTGGGAGCAGATTCGCGAGGTTTCCAAATCGGGCCTGGTGGAAATCGCCGCCCACACCGATGCCAATCACAAAGGCATCCTCGCCAACCCACAGGGCAACCAGCAACCGGCGGCGACCACCCGACGCTATGACGCCGCCACCGGCCGCTATGAAACCGAGGCCGATTTCCAGGCTCGCCAGCGCAAGGACGTGGTGGCCATTTCCGAGAAAATCCGCAAGGTCACCGGTTACAGCCCACGCGTCTGGGTCTGGCCTTACGGGGAAGCCGACGGCACCTCGCTACAGGTGATCGGCCAGCAAGGCTATCAAATGGCGCTGACCCTGGAAGACGGCCTCGACGGCCTCGACAGCCTCGATAACCTGATGAGCGGCCCGCGCTTTCTGGTGGCCTCCGATCCGGATGGCGCGCACTTTGCCGAAAGCGTCGTGTCGGTGCAGACAATGGACCCGATGCGGGTGGTCCATGTTGACCTGGACTATGTCTACGACCCGGATCCGGTGCAGCAAGAAGAGAATGTCGGCAAGTTGATCCAGCGCATCGTCGACCTGGGCGCCAACACCGTGTTCCTGCAAGCCTTCGCCGATCCGAAAGGCGACGGCCTGGTGCATTCGCTGTACTTCCCCAACCGTCACCTGCCGGTACGGGCCGATCTGTTCGACCGGGTTGCCTGGCAATTGCAGACCCGCGCCAACGCAAGGGTGTTCGCCTGGATGCCGGTGCTCAGCTTTGCCTTGGATGCGAAGCTGCCGCGCGTGCAGCGCTGGGACCCGAAAACCGGCAAGACCAGCGTCGACCCGGACCAATATGTGCGCTTGTCGCCGTTCGACCCGAACGTCCGGCAGGTCATTGGCGAGATCTATGAAGACCTGGCGCGGATGAGTTCGCTGGAAGGGGTTCTCTACCATGACGACGCAGTGCTTTCCGACTTCGAAGACGCCGGCCCCGCCGCGCTGAAAGTCTATGCTGCCAACGGCTTGCCGACGTCCATCGCCACCCTGCGGGACGACCCGGCGGCGATGCAGCGCTGGACCCGTTTCAAGAGCCGCTACCTGATCGATTTCACCCATGAGCTCACCGCCAAGGTCCGGGCGATTCGCGGTCCACAGGTCAAAACGGCGCGCAATATCTTTGCCGAGCCGATGCTCAACCCTGAAAGCGAAGCCTGGTTCGCCCAGAACCTCGACGATTTCCTCGGCGCCTACGACTGGACGGCGCCAATGGCCATGCCGCTGATGGAAAAACAGACCCTCCAGCAGTCCGGTCCGTGGCTTGAGCGCCTGGTGGAGACCGTCAAGGCCCGCCCCGGCGCGCTTAAACGCACAGTGTTCGAGTTGCAGGCCCGTGACTGGCGCAGCCAGCCGAACAGTGACATCGACGGCCAACAATTGGCCGAGTGGATGGGACGCCTCAAGCGCTCAGGCGTGACCAGTTTCGGCTACTACCCGGATAACTTCATCGAAGACCAGCCCGCTGTGAAAACCGTGCGGCCGGCGCTCTCCAACAAGTGGAATCCTTGACATGCTCGACAGACTGCTCGCCCTGCTGGTGCTGGCGATTGTCCTTGGGGTGCCCCTGGGCCTGATCTTCCTGGTCACCGGGCAATTCCTGATGGACTTCGTGTTCTTTTACCCGCTGTTCATGTCCGGGTTGTGGATTGCCGGTGGCCTGTATTTCTGGCTGCACTGGGAACGCCACTGGCCCTGGAAGGACGATACCCTGCCGCCGCCCCTGGCCGGCGAGCCGTTGATCAGCATCCTGATTCCGTGCTTCAACGAGGGCGACAACGTCGCCGACACCATTCACGCGGCGCTGGGCCAGCATTACCCGAACATCGAAGTCATCGCCATCAACGACGGCTCGAAGGACAACACCGCCCAGATGCTCGACCAACTGGCGGCTGAAGACCCGCGCCTGCGCGTGCTGCACCTGGCGGAAAACCAAGGCAAGGCCGTGGCCCTGCGCATGGGCGCCATCGCGGCGCGCAGCGAATACCTGGTGTGCATCGACGGTGACGCGCTGCTGGCGCCCAATACCTGCGCTTATCTGGTGGCGCCAATGCTGGACAACGCCCGCCTCGGCGCGGTGACCGGCAACCCGCGCATCCGCACCCGCTCCACGCTGATCGGCCGGGTGCAGGTCGGTGAGTTCTCTTCAATCATCGGGCTGATCAAACGCACCCAGCGGGTTTTCGGGCGGATCTTCACCGTCTCCGGCGTGATCGTCGCGTTCCGTCGCTCGGCCCTGCACCGGGTCGGCTACTGGAGCCCGGACATGATCACCGAGGACATCGACATCAGCTGGAAGCTGCAACTGGATCACTGGAGCATCTTCTACGAACCGCGCGCGTTGTGCTGGATCCTCATGCCCGAAACCCTGCGCGGCCTATGGCGGCAACGGCTGCGTTGGGCCCAGGGTGGCGCCGAAGTCCTGTTCAAGAACATCCGGGGCATCTGGCAATACCGCCACCGTTATCTGTGGCCGCTGTTGTTCGAATACTGCCTGTCCACCGGTTGGGCGTTCACCTTCCTGCTGTCGGTGATTTTCTGGGGCGCTGGCAAATTCGTGGAAATGCCGGCGGCCATCGCGGTGGATCACCTCATGCCGCCAGCCTTCACCGGCTTGTTGCTGGCGGTGGTGTGCCTGGTGCAGTT
This genomic window contains:
- the trpA gene encoding tryptophan synthase subunit alpha; this translates as MSRLQTRFAELKEQNRAALVTFVTAGDPDYDTSLAILKGLPAAGADVIELGMPFTDPMADGPAIQLANIRALGSHQNLAKTLQMVREFRAGNTETPLVLMGYFNPIHRYGVQRFIGEALDSGVDGLIVVDMPPEHNSELCEPAQAAGLDFIRLTTPTTDDVRLPTVLNGSSGFVYYVSVAGVTGAGAATLEHVEEAVARLRRHTDLPISIGFGIRTPEQAAAIARLADGVVVGSALIDHIAKADTPEQAIDGVLSLCAALAEGVRNARVS
- the pgaA gene encoding poly-beta-1,6 N-acetyl-D-glucosamine export porin PgaA encodes the protein MPRTVGPFIQCGLRPLFRLVLCSQLCWPALAFADATYDQMVLDARAGHYTPALNALRQVPVAQASTAQISDHLQIASWAGLDGEVVKVYESQGRYRDLPVQALSATARAYRNLKRWEAAAEVYRQALVIAPKNPDLQLGLALTQADAGKPDEAVSRVKALVAAKPEDPMRRLALGYALTRADNPHEALFEYDQAFTRAGNNPEVAREYVIALQRARLPEPALRLARLQPGLIDRGMQRRLEGDVAAERVRLTDMASRSETERFVIADRALADYDKLLATWTPVAEAHDDVLRWRIDRMGALNARARRAEVIAEYQKLVAEGVSIPTYALRWVASSYLEQREPEIAVDLYRRALTAPDADPADRFEDSTALYYALLESEKSEEARALAEDMAKVQPPRIELKGLPIGNPNDEWMDAQQLAAQAGTYGADLPTAEARLEDLVNQGPGNIGMRLAQVDLYQARDWPRRSESLLKEVETTTPRSRDLEIAQARAAMDLQEWRQMDALVDDVAARYPENAHVKRLQRLREVHDMAELRIEAYTGKSYGGGSGEAGAVTGSRDFGIETLLYSPPIDEDWRLFGGAGYATGDFEEGTGHHRWQRLGVERRTRDMTLEAEVSNHSYGSGDKQGARLAVARDINDHWQYGGSLDYLSADTPLRALNSGIRANGGSGFIRWRANESREWRLAVSPSHFSDGNNRLEAQLTGREGIYSAPRLQVELGLEVATSRNSGSNEVPYFNPKSDFTVMPIVSANHVLYRRYETTWSQQFQVGAGTYSQRDQGTGAMGLLGYGQRFIWNDVLEAGAALSWLNRPYDGDRESDLRLLVDLTYRF
- the pgaB gene encoding poly-beta-1,6-N-acetyl-D-glucosamine N-deacetylase PgaB; this encodes MPVISRFILLLGVLLISACAQQAPAFTPPSQRPLAPNETPWPKNHVLGIAYHDVEDRDPDQALVAVRTERLIEQLAWLRENNYQPVTVDQIITARNGGPQLPPRAVLLSFDDGYSSFYTRVMPILRAYNWPAILAPVGSWVDTPLNQTVDFAGVPRKRSEFLTWEQIREVSKSGLVEIAAHTDANHKGILANPQGNQQPAATTRRYDAATGRYETEADFQARQRKDVVAISEKIRKVTGYSPRVWVWPYGEADGTSLQVIGQQGYQMALTLEDGLDGLDSLDNLMSGPRFLVASDPDGAHFAESVVSVQTMDPMRVVHVDLDYVYDPDPVQQEENVGKLIQRIVDLGANTVFLQAFADPKGDGLVHSLYFPNRHLPVRADLFDRVAWQLQTRANARVFAWMPVLSFALDAKLPRVQRWDPKTGKTSVDPDQYVRLSPFDPNVRQVIGEIYEDLARMSSLEGVLYHDDAVLSDFEDAGPAALKVYAANGLPTSIATLRDDPAAMQRWTRFKSRYLIDFTHELTAKVRAIRGPQVKTARNIFAEPMLNPESEAWFAQNLDDFLGAYDWTAPMAMPLMEKQTLQQSGPWLERLVETVKARPGALKRTVFELQARDWRSQPNSDIDGQQLAEWMGRLKRSGVTSFGYYPDNFIEDQPAVKTVRPALSNKWNP
- the pgaC gene encoding poly-beta-1,6-N-acetyl-D-glucosamine synthase produces the protein MLDRLLALLVLAIVLGVPLGLIFLVTGQFLMDFVFFYPLFMSGLWIAGGLYFWLHWERHWPWKDDTLPPPLAGEPLISILIPCFNEGDNVADTIHAALGQHYPNIEVIAINDGSKDNTAQMLDQLAAEDPRLRVLHLAENQGKAVALRMGAIAARSEYLVCIDGDALLAPNTCAYLVAPMLDNARLGAVTGNPRIRTRSTLIGRVQVGEFSSIIGLIKRTQRVFGRIFTVSGVIVAFRRSALHRVGYWSPDMITEDIDISWKLQLDHWSIFYEPRALCWILMPETLRGLWRQRLRWAQGGAEVLFKNIRGIWQYRHRYLWPLLFEYCLSTGWAFTFLLSVIFWGAGKFVEMPAAIAVDHLMPPAFTGLLLAVVCLVQFGVSILIDRRYEKGLWHIMFWVVWYPLVFWLISLFTTLVSFPKVLFGQHQKRARWVSPDRGIKPFDDQEEEVIR